A region of Stigmatella erecta DNA encodes the following proteins:
- a CDS encoding c-type cytochrome codes for MNFQNKLLAGLVAASSLAGGAALATGSGLKAEPLPQHQVPVSQDGNLVVGLCDGVTSMEVVGVKDGEAMTRDQAQAVSTALMAEWRRKNPEANWDDVPLPSRAVAQTAKPPPSPDPKGPRSPPAVDGTPQKPSAGGSMKSGGQNAAAGASEVAAKKDANLQTGHTYGAFSERDEKIWADSTQAFVEEGNRVFHDAAALGGTIAVSCDMCHPDAANTHPETYPKYQVQLGRVAMLRDMINWCIQNPVRGKPLADDDPKMKAMEAYIYARRKGVPLEFGKH; via the coding sequence ATGAACTTTCAGAACAAGCTCCTGGCAGGACTCGTCGCGGCCAGCTCCCTGGCGGGCGGAGCGGCGCTCGCCACCGGCTCCGGACTCAAGGCCGAGCCGCTTCCCCAGCACCAGGTCCCCGTCTCCCAGGACGGCAACCTCGTCGTCGGCCTGTGTGACGGCGTGACGTCCATGGAAGTCGTGGGCGTGAAGGATGGTGAGGCGATGACGCGCGACCAGGCCCAGGCGGTGTCCACCGCGCTGATGGCCGAGTGGCGCCGCAAGAACCCGGAGGCGAACTGGGACGATGTGCCGCTGCCGTCACGGGCCGTGGCGCAGACGGCCAAGCCGCCGCCCAGCCCCGACCCGAAGGGGCCGCGCAGCCCGCCCGCGGTGGATGGCACGCCGCAGAAGCCTTCGGCGGGAGGCTCGATGAAGAGCGGCGGACAGAACGCGGCGGCGGGGGCCTCGGAGGTGGCGGCGAAGAAGGACGCCAACCTCCAGACGGGCCACACCTACGGCGCGTTCAGCGAGCGCGACGAGAAGATCTGGGCGGACTCCACGCAGGCGTTCGTGGAGGAGGGCAACCGCGTGTTCCACGACGCGGCGGCGCTGGGCGGCACCATCGCGGTGTCGTGCGACATGTGCCACCCGGACGCGGCCAACACGCACCCGGAGACGTACCCGAAGTATCAGGTGCAGCTGGGCCGTGTGGCGATGCTGCGCGACATGATCAACTGGTGCATCCAGAACCCGGTGCGCGGCAAGCCGTTGGCCGATGACGACCCGAAGATGAAGGCCATGGAGGCCTACATCTACGCCCGCCGCAAGGGCGTGCCGCTGGAGTTTGGCAAGCACTGA
- a CDS encoding restriction endonuclease fold toxin 5 domain-containing protein produces MSEKEFKRAIAQHAPSVPAVERPLEYAGRLFGVPERSGWLWYEGKSQRLMASEPGSHRNLRLLPEDEELKRQYLQWCERTWGGGDCLRLLVDKPFLAGDAKYALAMAIAQSKVLGAMKEELARMVSPQAVVATVVGGLTMYAILLSLPEPVSKGVAALLTLGAMAYLGWDTVWKLMDGWLVLMKEVDQATTFDSLYASGEKFGDTMGEKAARAFVMLATVAMGNTASGMATTLPKLPGAGQAAAVAETQLNIRFTAPALAQVESVAISAEGVTIALASNAVAMAAGGSSGGKVGAKAAPPSSGGPGQWVQADEYMSDQARRYQAQVTGSPEGTAYRVKSGNKEVDFDGFDQGVLLEAKGTGYAKWIDEDLDFVGFFEGRNQMLEQARRQLKAANGTPIRWIVAEEKFAGALRKLFKGTDLDEIEVVHVPTARPTP; encoded by the coding sequence GTGAGCGAAAAGGAGTTCAAGAGAGCCATCGCGCAACATGCCCCCTCCGTGCCCGCCGTGGAGCGGCCCCTGGAATACGCCGGGAGACTCTTCGGAGTGCCCGAGCGCAGCGGCTGGCTCTGGTACGAGGGCAAGAGCCAGCGGCTCATGGCCTCGGAGCCGGGCAGCCACCGCAACCTGCGTCTGCTACCGGAGGACGAGGAGCTGAAGCGCCAGTACCTACAGTGGTGTGAGCGGACGTGGGGAGGCGGCGACTGCCTGCGACTGCTGGTGGACAAGCCCTTTCTGGCTGGAGACGCCAAGTACGCACTGGCCATGGCCATTGCCCAAAGCAAGGTGCTGGGCGCTATGAAGGAAGAGCTCGCCCGAATGGTGAGCCCTCAGGCGGTGGTGGCGACGGTTGTCGGTGGCCTGACCATGTACGCCATCCTGCTCTCGCTGCCCGAGCCGGTGAGTAAGGGCGTGGCCGCGCTGCTGACGCTGGGGGCCATGGCGTATCTGGGCTGGGACACGGTGTGGAAGCTGATGGATGGGTGGCTGGTGCTGATGAAGGAAGTGGATCAGGCCACCACCTTCGACAGCCTCTACGCCTCCGGAGAGAAGTTCGGGGACACGATGGGGGAGAAGGCGGCGCGAGCTTTCGTGATGCTGGCCACGGTGGCGATGGGGAACACAGCTTCGGGCATGGCGACGACGCTGCCGAAGTTGCCGGGAGCCGGGCAGGCGGCGGCGGTGGCCGAGACGCAGCTGAACATCCGGTTCACAGCCCCAGCGCTGGCTCAAGTGGAGTCGGTCGCCATCAGTGCGGAGGGTGTCACCATCGCGTTGGCGTCCAATGCCGTAGCCATGGCCGCAGGAGGCAGCTCAGGCGGCAAGGTGGGAGCAAAGGCTGCGCCGCCCAGTTCCGGTGGCCCGGGGCAATGGGTTCAGGCGGATGAGTACATGTCCGACCAGGCACGCCGCTATCAGGCTCAGGTGACAGGCTCACCCGAAGGCACTGCCTACCGCGTCAAGTCAGGTAACAAAGAGGTGGACTTCGACGGCTTCGACCAGGGGGTGCTGCTCGAGGCCAAGGGCACCGGCTACGCGAAATGGATCGATGAGGATCTGGACTTTGTCGGGTTCTTCGAGGGACGTAACCAGATGCTCGAGCAGGCGCGGCGCCAGCTCAAAGCCGCCAACGGAACGCCCATTCGGTGGATCGTGGCTGAGGAGAAATTCGCGGGTGCGCTCAGGAAACTGTTCAAGGGAACCGACCTCGACGAGATCGAGGTTGT
- a CDS encoding metallophosphoesterase family protein, with amino-acid sequence MSNKFKSVETKYYEERQELFDGLKRLDRRAFMRVAGVSAGIVAGMGLVTPASFQLIQVAEAQENPEKPKFTFAYISDTHLYEQKLNDRFVRSILKAVDDVNALNPQPDFVLFGGDLAQLGQASELKLGAQILKSVKAPVRMMVGEHDWFLDMGQQWRELFGEPTYSFDHKGVHFVVLNSIYEKDFWTERGLSDMERMKIVAGLDNGIQSRFEVGAEQRAWLQKDLAKVDKKTPVIVFSHSPLYKYYKPWNFWTDDADEVQALLKPFEKVTVIHGHTHQLLTNRIQNIHFHGMLSTAWPWPYAPEGLPSFTTQMNRADPFSAFDGCGDGRMDVLEAGLVNKLYNLWERNPISVRASYLASNGKKDAPPRPKLPTY; translated from the coding sequence ATGTCCAACAAGTTCAAGAGCGTCGAGACGAAGTATTACGAGGAGCGCCAGGAGCTGTTCGATGGGCTCAAGCGCCTGGATCGCCGCGCCTTCATGCGCGTGGCGGGAGTCTCCGCCGGCATCGTCGCCGGCATGGGGCTGGTGACGCCGGCCAGCTTCCAGCTCATCCAGGTGGCGGAAGCGCAGGAGAACCCGGAGAAGCCCAAGTTCACCTTCGCGTACATCTCCGACACGCACCTGTACGAGCAGAAGCTCAACGACCGGTTCGTGCGCTCCATCCTCAAGGCGGTGGATGACGTGAACGCGCTCAACCCGCAGCCGGACTTCGTGCTGTTCGGCGGGGACCTGGCGCAGCTGGGCCAGGCCAGCGAGCTGAAGCTGGGGGCTCAGATTCTCAAGAGCGTGAAGGCGCCCGTGCGGATGATGGTGGGCGAGCACGACTGGTTCCTCGACATGGGCCAGCAGTGGCGCGAGCTGTTCGGCGAGCCCACCTACTCGTTCGACCACAAGGGCGTGCACTTCGTGGTGCTCAACTCCATCTACGAGAAGGACTTCTGGACGGAGCGCGGCCTGTCGGACATGGAGCGCATGAAGATCGTCGCCGGCCTGGACAACGGGATTCAGTCCCGCTTCGAGGTGGGCGCCGAGCAGCGCGCGTGGCTGCAGAAGGACCTGGCCAAGGTGGACAAGAAGACGCCCGTCATCGTCTTCAGCCACTCGCCGCTCTACAAGTACTACAAGCCCTGGAACTTCTGGACGGACGACGCGGACGAGGTGCAGGCGCTGCTCAAGCCCTTCGAGAAGGTGACGGTCATCCACGGCCACACGCACCAGCTGCTCACCAACCGCATCCAGAACATCCACTTCCACGGCATGCTGTCCACCGCATGGCCCTGGCCGTACGCCCCCGAAGGCCTGCCCTCGTTCACCACGCAGATGAACCGCGCGGACCCCTTCAGCGCCTTCGACGGGTGCGGAGACGGGCGCATGGACGTGCTCGAGGCGGGCCTCGTCAACAAGCTCTACAACCTGTGGGAGCGCAACCCCATCTCCGTGCGCGCGAGCTACCTCGCGTCCAACGGGAAGAAGGATGCGCCCCCCCGTCCCAAGCTGCCCACCTACTGA
- a CDS encoding M1 family metallopeptidase, protein MAHLTADKNFRLPRTVLPRRYTATVSLDLEARTFTGSQTVELTVAAPTNEIILHAISLKLTQVSLRAGGTQHTPTAIEPVAESETVVLRFASPLPPGEASLAVDWTGPFTEGLRGLYLSGKVAATQFETADARRLFPCFDEPAFKARWALSVRVPAQPGLTVLSNGAVTSDKTEGGLRHVTFQETDVLSSYLIALVVGPLEGTPEERVDGVPVRTWALPEKAHLTRFGQEAALASLPRLQAYFGLPYAYGKVDQVGIPDFEAGAMENAGLITFREVALLLDPATAPLSVQKRVAEVVAHELAHQWFGNWVTMVWWDDLWLNEAFATWMAYKIVDSWKPDWRVWLDFDTGKAAALHLDALKSTHPIRGEVRNASEAGESFDLITYEKGGAVLRMIEGFLGEEAFREGIRQYMRTHARGNAVADDLWTALAAASSQPVVELANAWIGQSGYPLVSVSQAGHQVTLTQRRFYSEPGVSSGERWPVPVVLRFEDGNGVREQRVLLREERTPVTLEGSGEIRWLSANAGSTGFYRVAYDAAALQKLASHLGALAPSERIGVLADQWALVRAGLAQVEDFLNLAARFGHEEDDAVLDELVGRLGYIEARLVEGEDQERFRRWVERLLSPGLTKLGWEPGADETDRVRLRRAALVRAVGVLARGQEALGEARARVTRALGGEARALEPNLLDSAVAMVARQGDAALFDLLLAKMKAEPDPATQRRYLTALASFEDPALAKRGQELFFTDAVKMQDVTTYLSGLMVNRTGRDAWWAEAQKRWKDVVARTGGAPMLLRRVVEALGTLRTRAQLEEVQALLQAHPVGEAQQAMKQTLERLSQDVALREREGPGVVEWLKHQP, encoded by the coding sequence ATGGCTCACCTGACCGCAGACAAGAACTTCCGGCTGCCCCGGACCGTCCTTCCCCGCCGCTACACCGCCACGGTGTCGCTCGACCTGGAAGCGCGGACCTTCACCGGCTCGCAAACCGTCGAACTGACGGTGGCGGCACCCACGAACGAAATCATCCTCCACGCCATCTCGCTGAAGCTCACCCAGGTGAGCCTGCGCGCCGGGGGCACCCAGCACACGCCCACCGCCATCGAGCCCGTGGCCGAGAGCGAGACGGTGGTGCTGCGCTTCGCCTCCCCCCTGCCCCCGGGCGAGGCCTCGCTGGCGGTGGACTGGACGGGCCCCTTCACCGAGGGGCTGCGCGGCCTGTACCTGTCCGGCAAGGTGGCCGCCACCCAGTTCGAGACCGCGGATGCCCGGCGCCTCTTCCCCTGCTTCGATGAGCCTGCCTTCAAGGCGCGCTGGGCCCTGAGCGTGCGCGTGCCGGCCCAGCCCGGGCTGACGGTGCTCTCCAACGGCGCCGTCACCTCGGACAAGACCGAGGGGGGCCTGCGGCACGTGACGTTCCAGGAGACCGACGTCCTCAGCTCCTACCTCATCGCGCTGGTGGTGGGCCCCCTGGAGGGCACGCCCGAGGAGCGGGTGGATGGGGTGCCGGTGCGCACCTGGGCCCTGCCGGAGAAGGCGCACCTGACGCGCTTCGGCCAGGAGGCGGCGCTGGCCTCGCTGCCCCGGCTCCAGGCGTACTTCGGGCTGCCCTATGCCTACGGCAAGGTGGACCAGGTGGGCATTCCGGACTTCGAGGCGGGCGCCATGGAGAACGCCGGCCTCATCACCTTCCGCGAGGTGGCGCTGCTGTTGGACCCCGCCACCGCGCCGCTGTCGGTGCAGAAGCGGGTGGCGGAGGTGGTGGCGCACGAGCTGGCGCACCAGTGGTTCGGCAACTGGGTGACGATGGTGTGGTGGGACGACCTGTGGCTCAACGAGGCGTTCGCCACGTGGATGGCCTACAAGATCGTCGACAGCTGGAAGCCGGACTGGCGCGTGTGGCTGGACTTCGACACGGGCAAGGCGGCGGCGCTGCACCTGGACGCGCTCAAGTCCACGCACCCCATTCGCGGCGAGGTGCGCAACGCGAGCGAGGCGGGCGAGAGCTTCGATCTCATCACCTACGAGAAGGGCGGCGCGGTGCTGCGGATGATCGAAGGCTTCCTGGGCGAGGAGGCGTTCCGCGAGGGCATCCGCCAGTACATGCGCACGCACGCGCGGGGCAACGCGGTGGCCGATGACCTGTGGACGGCGCTGGCCGCGGCCTCCTCGCAGCCGGTGGTGGAGCTGGCCAACGCGTGGATTGGCCAGAGCGGCTATCCGCTGGTGTCCGTGAGCCAGGCGGGCCACCAGGTGACGCTCACCCAGCGCCGCTTTTACTCGGAGCCGGGCGTCTCCAGCGGCGAGCGCTGGCCGGTGCCGGTGGTGCTGCGCTTCGAGGACGGCAACGGGGTGCGCGAGCAGCGCGTGCTCCTGCGCGAGGAGCGCACGCCGGTGACGCTGGAGGGCAGCGGGGAGATCCGCTGGCTGAGCGCCAACGCGGGCTCCACGGGCTTCTACCGCGTGGCGTACGACGCGGCGGCGCTGCAGAAGCTGGCCTCCCACCTGGGGGCGCTGGCGCCCTCGGAGCGCATCGGCGTGCTGGCGGACCAGTGGGCGCTGGTGCGCGCGGGGCTCGCCCAGGTGGAGGACTTCCTCAACCTGGCGGCCCGCTTCGGCCACGAGGAGGACGATGCCGTCCTGGACGAGCTGGTGGGGCGGCTGGGCTACATCGAGGCGCGGCTGGTGGAGGGCGAGGACCAGGAGCGCTTCCGCCGCTGGGTGGAGCGGCTGCTCTCCCCGGGGCTGACGAAGCTGGGCTGGGAGCCCGGGGCGGACGAGACGGACCGCGTCCGGCTGCGGCGCGCGGCGCTCGTGCGCGCGGTGGGCGTGCTGGCGCGCGGCCAGGAGGCGCTGGGCGAGGCCCGGGCCCGGGTGACGCGGGCGCTCGGCGGGGAGGCGCGGGCGCTGGAGCCCAACCTGCTGGACAGCGCGGTGGCCATGGTGGCGCGGCAGGGCGACGCGGCCCTCTTCGATCTGCTGCTCGCGAAGATGAAGGCGGAGCCGGATCCGGCCACCCAGCGCCGCTACCTGACGGCGCTGGCCTCCTTCGAGGACCCGGCGCTGGCCAAGCGGGGCCAGGAGCTGTTCTTCACCGACGCGGTGAAGATGCAGGACGTGACGACGTACCTGAGCGGGCTGATGGTCAACCGGACCGGCCGGGATGCCTGGTGGGCGGAGGCCCAGAAGCGGTGGAAGGACGTGGTGGCCCGCACGGGCGGCGCGCCCATGCTGCTGCGGCGGGTGGTGGAGGCGCTGGGCACCCTGCGCACCCGGGCCCAGCTGGAGGAAGTCCAGGCGCTGCTCCAGGCCCACCCGGTGGGCGAGGCCCAGCAGGCCATGAAGCAGACCCTGGAGCGGCTCAGCCAGGACGTGGCGCTGCGCGAGCGCGAGGGCCCCGGCGTGGTGGAATGGCTCAAGCACCAGCCGTGA
- a CDS encoding TetR/AcrR family transcriptional regulator, giving the protein MAEGLRERNKRQKLEAAKKAARQLFARQGFEATTIRQIAERAGIGLGTLYSYVPNKHELLDLIFHEQWSAVEDAAYASLPADVGLVEGLLHVFGAMVDSYAKDPELSKTFLRETLLPTEGGETRRERSRQVLTRLAGLVERARERGEVGQEVEPLAAATNLFGLYLLHLLGWFGGLGNTAEFLERLRLSLELQMRGLRPAKPGSSPRRSRA; this is encoded by the coding sequence ATGGCGGAGGGGCTGCGCGAGCGCAACAAGCGTCAGAAGTTGGAGGCAGCCAAGAAGGCTGCGCGGCAGTTGTTTGCCCGCCAGGGCTTCGAGGCCACCACCATCCGCCAGATCGCCGAGCGCGCTGGCATCGGCCTGGGGACGCTCTACTCGTACGTGCCCAACAAGCACGAGCTGTTGGACCTGATCTTCCACGAGCAGTGGAGCGCGGTGGAAGACGCGGCCTATGCCTCGCTTCCCGCGGACGTGGGGCTGGTGGAGGGGCTGCTGCACGTCTTCGGCGCCATGGTGGACAGCTACGCGAAGGATCCGGAGCTGTCGAAGACCTTCCTGCGCGAGACGCTCCTGCCCACCGAGGGCGGGGAGACCCGGCGGGAGCGCAGCCGGCAGGTGCTGACACGGCTCGCGGGCCTGGTCGAGCGCGCGCGGGAGCGGGGCGAAGTGGGCCAGGAGGTGGAGCCCCTGGCCGCGGCAACCAACCTCTTCGGGCTCTACCTGCTCCACCTGCTGGGCTGGTTCGGAGGGCTGGGGAACACCGCGGAGTTCCTCGAGCGCCTGCGCCTAAGCCTGGAGCTCCAGATGCGCGGCCTGCGTCCCGCCAAGCCAGGAAGCTCGCCACGTAGAAGCCGGGCTTGA
- a CDS encoding FAD-dependent monooxygenase, which translates to MRAEDAKALVVGGGIGGLAAAIALRQAGWAVEVYEQAPAMGEVGAGLAITTNAMRLLFELGLTGLPQRGEAVTDAEGCTWQGEVLVKFPVRELAQRQGAPSVVIHRAALHSALREAFGPEGLHVGARLRGFEQDGAQVVAHFEGGREARGALLVGADGLRSRVRAQLHGDKPPRYVGYPVWRGITPPFSHPGIPKGMLRETQGRGARFGMSYIAGERVFWWAAVEGPAGQPVPGGDKAYLAEVYQTAHAPIPELIAATDAADILRADTYDRLPLTRWGEGRVTLLGDAAHPMAPNLGQGANSAIEDAFMLALALKEAEDVPSGLRAYEAWRKPRTALLQWQSWAFGAMGHWANPAAVWLRDGLMRRLPRRLVTAGLQRIWGWEPPLRQTVRGPKCKRRPRSQRAAP; encoded by the coding sequence ATGCGCGCGGAGGATGCGAAGGCCTTGGTGGTGGGCGGCGGTATCGGAGGGCTGGCGGCGGCCATCGCCCTTCGGCAGGCGGGCTGGGCAGTCGAGGTGTACGAGCAGGCGCCCGCGATGGGAGAGGTGGGTGCGGGGTTGGCCATCACCACCAACGCGATGCGCCTGCTGTTCGAGCTGGGACTCACCGGGCTGCCCCAGCGGGGAGAGGCCGTTACCGATGCCGAGGGGTGTACGTGGCAGGGGGAGGTGCTCGTGAAGTTCCCGGTGCGGGAGCTGGCGCAGCGGCAAGGAGCGCCCTCCGTGGTCATCCACCGGGCGGCGCTGCACTCGGCGCTCCGCGAGGCCTTCGGGCCGGAAGGGCTGCACGTGGGAGCGCGGCTCCGAGGGTTCGAGCAGGACGGCGCCCAGGTGGTGGCGCATTTCGAGGGAGGCCGCGAGGCCCGGGGCGCGCTGCTCGTGGGCGCCGATGGGCTCAGGTCACGCGTCCGGGCTCAGCTCCACGGGGACAAGCCCCCGCGCTACGTGGGTTATCCGGTCTGGCGCGGCATCACGCCCCCGTTTTCCCATCCAGGGATTCCCAAGGGAATGCTCCGCGAGACCCAGGGGCGAGGGGCTCGCTTCGGCATGAGCTACATCGCCGGGGAGCGCGTGTTCTGGTGGGCCGCGGTCGAGGGGCCCGCAGGCCAGCCCGTACCTGGAGGCGACAAAGCCTACTTGGCGGAGGTGTACCAGACAGCCCATGCGCCCATCCCGGAACTGATCGCCGCCACGGACGCGGCAGACATCCTCCGCGCGGATACCTATGACCGGCTTCCCCTCACGAGGTGGGGCGAGGGGCGCGTCACCCTGCTCGGGGATGCGGCGCATCCGATGGCTCCGAACCTGGGACAAGGGGCCAACTCCGCCATCGAGGACGCCTTCATGCTCGCCCTGGCGCTCAAGGAGGCGGAGGACGTCCCCTCGGGACTGCGTGCCTACGAAGCGTGGCGCAAACCGCGCACTGCGCTGTTGCAGTGGCAATCGTGGGCCTTTGGCGCCATGGGGCACTGGGCGAACCCGGCTGCCGTGTGGCTTCGGGATGGGCTGATGAGGCGGCTGCCTCGGCGGCTCGTCACCGCTGGACTCCAGCGCATCTGGGGTTGGGAGCCGCCACTCCGGCAGACGGTCAGGGGCCCGAAATGCAAGCGCCGCCCCCGTTCTCAGAGGGCAGCGCCTTGA
- a CDS encoding cytochrome-c peroxidase, protein MMGSRSTTAWMVGALLCAGTVHAQGTAQATPPKLPPGVSPALWKLSVPPGAEPTPEKVALGEKLFLDPRLSADNTVSCSTCHEPAMGFVDGKALSTGIKGQQVTRNSPTVLNAMFNASQFWDGRAGTLEDQAKLPILNPREMGMPSPEAVVAKVQAIPEYATAFKTVFGREVNYDDLASAIAAFERTQFSGSARFDAFIHGDAKALNASEKRGWALFNGKARCNSCHAANIVSPLFSDQKFHNIGIAAHKQDFVQLARKAVDVVRLGDEKQIDELALQTEFSELGRFLVTKKENDIGTFKTPTLRNVGITGPYMHDGSLTTLWDVMDHYNKGGVANPYLDGGMQRLGLTEPEIDDLVAFLFTLTDTRYTKFNGQELARQQKRKSTRPERDTAVALGKKGNLGDLAPNPDLAVKNPAAVGVYGAETSVPGAAK, encoded by the coding sequence ATGATGGGTTCCAGGTCCACCACCGCCTGGATGGTGGGTGCGCTGCTCTGTGCGGGAACGGTCCACGCGCAGGGCACCGCGCAGGCCACGCCGCCGAAGCTGCCCCCCGGAGTCTCTCCCGCGCTGTGGAAGCTCTCCGTGCCCCCGGGCGCGGAGCCCACGCCGGAGAAAGTGGCCCTCGGCGAGAAGCTCTTCCTCGATCCGAGGCTGTCGGCCGACAACACCGTGTCGTGCTCCACCTGCCATGAGCCCGCCATGGGCTTCGTGGACGGCAAGGCGCTGTCCACGGGCATCAAGGGCCAGCAGGTGACGCGCAACAGCCCCACGGTGCTCAACGCCATGTTCAACGCCTCCCAGTTCTGGGACGGGCGCGCGGGCACGCTGGAGGACCAGGCCAAGCTGCCCATCCTCAACCCGCGCGAGATGGGCATGCCCTCGCCGGAGGCCGTGGTGGCCAAGGTGCAGGCCATCCCCGAGTACGCCACCGCCTTCAAGACCGTCTTCGGCCGGGAGGTGAACTACGACGACCTGGCCTCGGCCATCGCCGCCTTCGAGCGCACGCAGTTCTCGGGCAGCGCCCGCTTCGATGCCTTCATCCACGGGGACGCGAAGGCGCTCAACGCCTCGGAGAAGCGCGGCTGGGCGCTCTTCAATGGCAAGGCGCGCTGCAACTCCTGCCACGCGGCGAACATCGTCTCGCCGCTGTTCTCGGACCAGAAGTTCCACAACATCGGCATCGCCGCGCACAAGCAGGACTTCGTGCAGCTGGCGCGCAAGGCGGTGGACGTGGTGCGGCTGGGGGACGAGAAGCAGATCGACGAGCTGGCGCTGCAGACGGAGTTCTCCGAGCTGGGCCGCTTCCTGGTGACGAAGAAGGAGAACGACATCGGCACCTTCAAGACGCCCACGCTGCGCAACGTGGGCATCACCGGCCCCTACATGCACGACGGCTCGCTGACGACGCTGTGGGACGTGATGGACCACTACAACAAGGGCGGCGTCGCCAACCCCTATCTGGACGGGGGGATGCAGCGGCTGGGGCTCACCGAGCCGGAGATCGACGACCTGGTGGCCTTCCTCTTCACCCTCACGGACACGCGCTACACGAAGTTCAACGGCCAGGAACTGGCCCGCCAGCAGAAGCGGAAGAGCACCCGCCCAGAGCGGGACACGGCGGTGGCACTGGGCAAGAAGGGCAACCTGGGAGACCTCGCTCCGAATCCGGATCTGGCGGTGAAGAACCCGGCGGCGGTGGGTGTGTACGGCGCGGAGACCTCGGTCCCTGGCGCGGCGAAGTAG